A single genomic interval of Spinacia oleracea cultivar Varoflay chromosome 6, BTI_SOV_V1, whole genome shotgun sequence harbors:
- the LOC110792610 gene encoding uncharacterized protein isoform X2 translates to MEKDKVIKWKGLLWTTIFVQLLFTGHCRGRIHRRGLQVKPKLEPITSISGEVTGVRVNTTTNMVVLDNGIVQVAFSVPEGYITGIRYGGLDNILDVTKKISHRGYWDTDESDEIGISGSSFKIINQTEDQVEISFLCPQTNSQSMKVDIRYVLLRGSSGFYSYAIFEREQGSPALNVDQIRTVFKLQPQKFRYMAVSDTIQRLMPLIQDLHTGQTLAFKEAVLLTNPTNKKIKGQVDDKYQYACDDKDNKLHGWISTDHGIGIWMITASDEFRMGGPLKQDLTSHVGPTMLAMFHSTHYGGPDLIMKFKDGEPWKKVFGPYFVHLNSIPGKGDPHILWKNAKDQMLKEVKSWPYDFPLSKDYPKANERGSVEGRLLVSDGTKEPIPANSGWVGLSAPGDAGSWKTEMKGYQFWTQTDREGKFMIKGVHVGTYNFYAWVPGYIGDYKSASIVHIESGKQVSLGNQVYTPPRSGETLWEIGIPDRTAAEFFVPDPRPELANPMFLQDETNKYRQYGLWDRYTDLYPKEDLVYTVGVSDFRKHWFFAHVLRRVGDKYEPTTWQILFPLKEVVPNNNYTLHIALASATKSELQVRVNNPDVQSRPAFTTLLIGKDNAIARHGIHGVYMLYSISLKSELFQSGENTIFLTQSRNFNYQFSGVMYDYLRLEGPLSESSPR, encoded by the exons GTTGTTTTGGACAATGGCATAGTTCAAGTCGCCTTCTCTGTTCCAGAGGGATACATAACAGGGATACGCTATGGTGGCCTAGATAATATACTTGATGTAACCAAGAAGATATCTCATAGAGG GTACTGGGATACAGACGAATCAGATGAAATAGG GATTTCAGGATCaagttttaaaatcataaacCAAACAGAAGATCAAGTAgaaatttcatttttatgtcCCCAAACTAACTCACAATCAATGAAAGTAGATATTAG GTATGTATTGCTTCGAGGTAGCTCTGGGTTCTACTCTTATGCCATATTTGAGCGTGAACAAGGATCACCTGCTTTGAATGTGGATCAGATAAGGACTGTTTTTAAGCTTCAACCTCAAAA GTTCCGTTATATGGCTGTTTCAGATACTATACAAAGGTTAATGCCATTAATACAAGACCTTCACACTGGTCAGACTTTGGCCTTCAAAGAAGCCGTTCTCTTGACAAATCCAACTAATAAGAAGATCAAAGGACAG GTTGATGATAAATATCAATATGCTTGTGATGATAAAGATAACAAGTTACATGGTTGGATTTCCACTGATCACGGAATTGGAATATGGATGATAACAGCAAGTGATGAATTTCGAATGGGAGGACCTCTTAAACAAGACCTTACATCTCATGTTGGTCCCACAATGCTTGCC ATGTTTCATAGTACTCATTATGGTGGTCCCGATCTAATAATGAAGTTCAAGGACGGGGAGCCATGGAAAAAGGTGTTTGGACCATACTTTGTGCATTTAAATTCCATTCCTGGGAAAGGAGATCCTCATATTCTTTGGAAAAATGCAAAAGATCAG ATGCTTAAGGAAGTTAAGAGTTGGCCTTATGATTTCCCTTTATCGAAAGATTACCCTAAGGCTAATGAACGTGGATCAGTCGAGGGAAGATTGCTCGTTAGTGATGG AACTAAAGAACCAATTCCTGCAAATTCTGGATGGGTTGGTTTGTCTGCACCGGGTGACGCGGGCTCATGGAAAACGGAAATGAAA GGTTATCAATTCTGGACTCAAACTGACCGTGAAGGAAAGTTTATGATTAAAGGTGTTCATGTTGGCACTTACAACTTTTATGCATGGGTTCCAGGATATATAGGAGACTATAAATCTGCATCAATTGTCCACATTGAATCAG GGAAACAAGTTAGTTTGGGTAATCAAGTTTATACACCTCCACGAAGTGGAGAGACACTTTGGGAAATAGGAATCCCTGACCGTACTGCAGCAGAATTTTTTGTGCCTGATCCTAGACCGGAACTAGCAAACCCAATGTTTTTACAAGATGAGACAAACAA GTACAGACAATATGGTCTGTGGGACCGATATACTGATCTTTACCCAAAGGAAGATCTTGTTTACACTGTTGGTGTTAGTGATTTTCGGAAGCATTGGTTCTTTGCTCATGTACTTAG GAGGGTAGGAGATAAGTATGAGCCAACCACGTGGCAGATTTTATTTCCCTTAAAGGAAGTGGTTCCCAACAATAACTATACCCTACACATCGCGCTCGCATCTGCAACTAAATCTGAATTACAG GTTAGAGTCAACAATCCTGATGTCCAATCTCGCCCAGCTTTTACGACATTGCTGATAGGCAAGGATAACGCGATTGCAAGGCATGGGATACACGGAGTGTATATGTTATATAGCATAAGTCTAAAAAGCGAGTTGTTTCAAAGTGGAGAAAACACAATTTTTCTGACTCAGTCGAGGAACTTTAATTATCAATTCAGTGGAGTTATGTATGACTACTTACGTTTAGAAGGACCATTGTCTGAGTCATCTCCCAGGTAA